The following coding sequences are from one Ornithodoros turicata isolate Travis chromosome 1, ASM3712646v1, whole genome shotgun sequence window:
- the LOC135378810 gene encoding uncharacterized protein LOC135378810: MENPGDPSGTSEEPHFPPARSPAPAQAIQPTPPAMGHIAVRLPPFWHRSPFIWFQQVEAQFLLPGITNQLTQYRHIVASLPPEIAIDVSDVISGPPGTTPYDRLKAAVLQRTTLSERKRLQQLLTAEELGDRTPSQLLRAMQNLLADRAATFDESLLRELFLQRLPATVQMVLSTAGGLPLAQLAEHADKVMEVALPGLSIAAVSGTNRPSRGQDPPLHDCHPPL; the protein is encoded by the coding sequence ATGGAGAACCCCGGCGATCCCTCAGGCACATCTGAGGAACCTCATTTTCCTCCTGCCCGCTCTCCCGCACCTGCCCAAGCCATCCAGCCAACACCACCAGCGATGGGCCACATCGCCGTTCGGCTGCCGCCATTTTGGCACCGGAGCCCGTTCATCTGGTTTCAGCAAGTTGAGGCTCAATTTCTCCTCCCTGGCATCACCAACCAGTTGACCCAGTACCGGCATATAGTCGCTTCTCTGCCACCCGAGATCGCCATTGATGTCTCCGACGTCATATCGGGCCCGCCCGGCACCACTCCATACGACCGCCTCAAGGCAGCCGTTCTTCAACGGACGACGCTATCTGAGCGCAAGCGGCTTCAGCAATTGTTAACGGCTGAAGAGCTCGGCGACCGAACACCATCTCAGCTGCTCAGAGCCATGCAGAATCTTCTCGCTGACAGAGCAGCCACGTTTGATGAATCCCTGCTCCGGGAATTGTTCCTGCAGAGGTTGCCGGCTACTGTCCAGATGGTCCTCTCCACTGCCGGCGGTTTGCCACTTGCACAGCTGGCTGAGCATGCAGACAAGGTGATGGAGGTTGCTCTCCCTGGATTAAGCATAGCCGCAGTCTCCGGAACCAACAGACCGTCTCGAGGTCAGGATCCCCCTCTGCACGACTGCCACCCACCATTGTAG